The Huiozyma naganishii CBS 8797 chromosome 1, complete genome genome window below encodes:
- the MIC26 gene encoding Mic26p (similar to Saccharomyces cerevisiae YGR235C; ancestral locus Anc_5.92) — translation MGVSGKLTSMIHDGRVSLLGLFKSTETKVDELSKQYTREEQAVAQRVKSAYRDPPGTLVPGVSYAVLAMMAGSIVTKRYSWPLRVFVPFGAGLVALDYSLPLTMGALRDRVYNWEQASFPVLTKKQDEIAMELREGWKDCKDFWGKIQEKIGK, via the coding sequence CGGGAAGCTGACCTCTATGATCCACGACGGGAGAGTGTCCCTGTTGGGACTATTCAAGAGCACTGAGACAAAAGTGGACGAGTTGAGCAAGCAGTACACGAGGGAGGAGCAGGCTGTTGCGCAGAGGGTGAAGTCCGCGTACAGGGATCCACCGGGTACTCTCGTTCCTGGGGTTTCCTACGCGGTGCTAGCAATGATGGCCGGTTCTATAGTCACCAAACGGTACTCTTGGCCACTGCGGGTTTTCGTCCCATTTGGTGCTGGTCTTGTAGCCCTGGATTACAGCTTGCCCCTGACTATGGGTGCTCTACGGGACAGGGTCTACAACTGGGAGCAAGCCAGTTTCCCAGTGCTGACGAAGAAACAAGACGAGATTGCCATGGAGCTGAGAGAGGGATGGAAGGACTGTAAAGACTTCTGGGGCAAAATCCAGGAAAAGATTGGTAAGTGA
- the YHB1 gene encoding flavohemoglobin (similar to Saccharomyces cerevisiae YHB1 (YGR234W); ancestral locus Anc_5.93), which translates to MLSQATRDLVKATIPALEERGAEITRCFYGMMLTEHTELLNIFNKTNQKKGAQPTALATTVLAAAKNIDDLTPLLGHVRQIGFKHRALQIKPEHYPIVGEYLLKAIKKTLGDAATPEIISAWGEAYGAIADVFIQVEKEMYDAEAWPDWKPFTVVAKELVAKDIYEFTAAPVDGSGVDLSKVPIVAGQYITVNTHPTRDNNQYDALRHYSICSVNTDKGIKFACKLETSVNNPPGLVSEFLHNEVQVGDQIKLSAPAGDFALDEKLLKQNEIPLVLLSSGVGVTPLLAMLETQINANPERPIYWIQSSHSEEHQAFPKQVAALLAKAKNPKVFYTHTNVSERINPTFLKTNVPSHADVYICGSLEFMSSMIENLKTLEHKDDTIHYEPFGPKMSTVDVGLKK; encoded by the coding sequence ATGCTATCACAAGCTACTCGTGACTTGGTCAAGGCCACCATCCCAGCTTTGGAGGAACGTGGTGCTGAGATCACCAGATGTTTCTACGGGATGATGTTGACTGAGCACACTGAACTGCTaaacatcttcaacaagacCAACCAGAAGAAGGGCGCCCAACCAACCGCTCTGGCTACCACCGTCTTGGCCGCCGCTAAGAACATCGACGACTTGACTCCTCTGCTCGGTCACGTGAGACAGATCGGTTTCAAGCACCGTGCCCTACAGATCAAGCCAGAACACTACCCAATCGTCGGTGAGTACCTCCTAAAGGCTATCAAGAAGACTTTGGGGGACGCTGCTACTCCAGAGATCATCTCCGCTTGGGGGGAGGCCTACGGCGCCATCGCTGACGTTTTCATCCAGGTCGAAAAGGAAATGTACGACGCTGAAGCGTGGCCAGATTGGAAACCATTCACCGTCGTGGCCAAAGAATTGGTCGCTAAGGATATCTATGAGTTCACCGCTGCCCCAGTCGACGGGTCCGGTGTCGACCTGAGCAAAGTGCCCATCGTCGCCGGCCAGTACATCACGGTCAACACGCACCCAACTAGAGACAACAACCAGTACGATGCTCTACGTCACTACTCCATCTGCTCTGTCAACACTGACAAGGGTATCAAGTTTGCCTGCAAGCTAGAGACCTCCGTCAACAACCCTCCAGGTCTTGTCTCCGAGTTCTTGCACAACGAAGTCCAAGTGGGCGACCAAATCAAGTTGAGTGCCCCAGCTGGTGACTTCGCATTGGACGAGAAGCTGTTGAAGCAGAACGAGATCCCATTGGTGCTACTATCCTCCGGTGTCGGTGTCACCCCACTGCTAGCCATGCTAGAGACCCAGATCAACGCTAACCCTGAAAGACCAATCTACTGGATCCAATCCTCGCACTCAGAGGAACACCAGGCTTTCCCCAAACAAGTGGCCGCTCTGCTAGCAAAGGCCAAGAACCCCAAGGTCTTCTACACACATACAAACGTCAGCGAGCGCATCAACCCAACGTTCTTGAAGACCAACGTCCCAAGCCACGCGGACGTCTACATCTGCGGGTCCCTAGAGTTCATGTCGTCCATGAtcgaaaacttgaagacTTTGGAACACAAGGACGACACGATCCACTACGAACCTTTCGGTCCAAAGATGTCCACCGTCGACGTCGGCTTGAAGAAGTAA